From one Streptomyces sp. Q6 genomic stretch:
- a CDS encoding multifunctional oxoglutarate decarboxylase/oxoglutarate dehydrogenase thiamine pyrophosphate-binding subunit/dihydrolipoyllysine-residue succinyltransferase subunit, producing MSPQSPSNSSISTETDQAGQGKNPAAAFGPNEWLVDEIYQQYLQDPNSVDRAWWDFFADYKPGAAAAGAAPTEPVKTPAQKPAAPAAPAPAPAQPVAASPAQTAAPAAAQTAAPAPAQAPAAPKPAAAATPAPAPAPKKAEEVTTEAPAGPEFVTLRGPAAAVAKNMNASIEVPTATSVRAVPVKLLFDNRIVINNHLKRARGGKISFTHLIGYAMVQAIKAMPSMNHSFAVKDGKPTLVKPEHINFGLAIDLVKPNGDRQLVVAGIKKAETLNFFEFWQAYEDIVRRARDGKLGMDDFTGVTVSLTNPGGLGTVHSVPRLMPGQSVIMGVGSMDYPAEFQGTSQDTLNKLGISKVMTLTSTYDHRVIQGAASGEFLRVVANLLLGENEFYDDIFKALRIPYEPVRWLKDIDASHDDDVTKAARVFELIHSYRVRGHVMADTDPLEYRQRKHPDLDINEHGLTLWDLEREFAVGGFAGKSMMKLRDILGVLRDSYVRTVGIEFMHIQDPKQRKWIQDRVERPHSKPEREEQLRILRRLNAAEAFETFLQTKFVGQKRFSLEGGESVVPLLDAVIDSAAEARLDEVVIGMAHRGRLNVLANIVGKSYAQIFREFEGNLDPKSMHGSGDVKYHLGAEGTFTGLDGEQIKVSLAANPSHLETVDPVIEGIVRAKQDIINKGGTDFTVLPVALHGDAAFAGQGVVAETLNMSQLRGYRTGGTVHIVINNQVGFTAAPESSRSSMYATDVARMIEAPIFHVNGDDPEAVVRVARLAFEFRQAFNKDVVIDLICYRRRGHNESDNPAFTQPLMYDLIDKKRSVRKLYTESLIGRGDITLEEAEQALQDFQGQLEKVFTEVREAVSHPGEAPIPEPQAEFPVPVQTAISQEVVKRIAESQVNIPDNITVHPRLLPQLQRRASMIEDGTIDWGMGETLALGSLLLEGTPVRLSGQDSRRGTFGQRHAVLIDRETGEDYTPLLYLSPEQARYNVYDSLLSEYAVMGFEYGYSLARPESLVLWEAQFGDFVNGAQTVVDEYISAAEQKWGQTSGVTLLLPHGYEGQGPDHSSARIERFLQLCAQNNMTVAMPTLPSNYFHLLRWQVHNPHHKPLVVFTPKSMLRLKAAASKVEEFTSGGFRPVISDDSVEANAVKKVVFVSGKLYYDLEAERKKSGITDTAIIRVERLYPLPGAELQAEISKFPNAEKYLWAQEEPANQGAWPFIALNLIDHLDLAVGADIPHGERLRRISRPHSSSPAVGSAKRHQAEQEQLVREVFEA from the coding sequence GTGTCGCCACAGTCCCCCAGTAACTCGAGCATCTCCACCGAGACCGACCAAGCCGGGCAGGGCAAAAACCCTGCTGCCGCCTTCGGTCCCAACGAGTGGCTCGTCGACGAGATCTATCAGCAGTACCTCCAGGACCCGAATTCGGTAGACCGAGCCTGGTGGGACTTCTTCGCCGACTACAAGCCCGGTGCCGCAGCCGCGGGGGCTGCGCCGACTGAGCCTGTGAAGACACCGGCCCAGAAGCCCGCGGCCCCGGCCGCACCCGCACCCGCACCCGCACAGCCCGTTGCCGCATCTCCCGCACAGACTGCCGCCCCGGCTGCCGCACAGACTGCCGCCCCAGCTCCCGCCCAGGCGCCCGCCGCGCCGAAGCCGGCCGCTGCCGCGACTCCCGCACCTGCTCCTGCACCGAAGAAGGCTGAAGAAGTGACGACCGAGGCCCCTGCCGGCCCCGAGTTCGTGACGCTGCGCGGTCCCGCCGCCGCCGTCGCGAAGAACATGAACGCCTCCATCGAGGTCCCCACGGCCACGTCCGTGCGCGCCGTCCCGGTGAAGCTGCTGTTCGACAACCGCATCGTCATCAACAACCACCTCAAGCGCGCCCGCGGCGGGAAGATCTCCTTCACGCACCTCATCGGGTACGCGATGGTGCAGGCCATCAAGGCCATGCCGTCGATGAACCACTCCTTCGCGGTCAAGGACGGCAAGCCGACCCTGGTCAAGCCGGAGCACATCAACTTCGGCCTCGCCATCGACCTCGTGAAGCCCAACGGCGACCGTCAGCTGGTCGTCGCGGGCATCAAGAAGGCCGAGACGCTGAACTTCTTCGAGTTCTGGCAGGCCTACGAGGACATCGTCCGCCGCGCCCGTGACGGCAAGCTGGGCATGGACGACTTCACCGGCGTCACGGTCTCGCTGACCAACCCCGGCGGCCTCGGCACCGTCCACTCGGTCCCCCGCCTGATGCCCGGACAGTCGGTCATCATGGGCGTCGGCTCGATGGACTACCCGGCGGAGTTCCAGGGCACGTCCCAGGACACCCTCAACAAGCTCGGCATCTCGAAGGTCATGACGCTCACGTCGACCTACGACCACCGGGTCATCCAGGGCGCCGCCTCCGGCGAGTTCCTGCGCGTCGTCGCGAACCTCCTCCTCGGTGAGAACGAGTTCTACGACGACATCTTCAAGGCCCTGCGCATCCCCTACGAGCCGGTCCGCTGGCTCAAGGACATCGACGCCTCGCACGACGACGACGTCACCAAGGCCGCCCGCGTCTTCGAGCTGATCCACTCCTACCGGGTCCGCGGCCACGTCATGGCCGACACCGACCCGCTGGAGTACCGCCAGCGCAAGCACCCCGACCTCGACATCAACGAGCACGGGCTGACGCTGTGGGACCTGGAGCGCGAGTTCGCCGTCGGCGGCTTCGCCGGCAAGTCGATGATGAAGCTCCGCGACATCCTCGGTGTGCTGCGTGACAGCTACGTCCGCACGGTCGGCATCGAGTTCATGCACATCCAGGACCCGAAGCAGCGCAAGTGGATCCAGGACCGTGTGGAGCGCCCGCACTCGAAGCCGGAGCGCGAGGAGCAGCTGCGCATCCTGCGCCGGCTGAACGCCGCGGAGGCGTTCGAGACGTTCCTCCAGACGAAGTTCGTCGGCCAGAAGCGCTTCTCCCTGGAGGGCGGCGAGTCCGTCGTCCCGCTGCTCGACGCGGTCATCGACTCCGCCGCCGAGGCCCGCCTCGACGAGGTCGTCATCGGCATGGCCCACCGCGGCCGCCTGAACGTCCTGGCGAACATCGTCGGCAAGTCGTACGCGCAGATCTTCCGCGAGTTCGAGGGCAACCTCGACCCGAAGTCGATGCACGGCTCCGGCGACGTGAAGTACCACCTGGGCGCCGAGGGCACCTTCACCGGCCTGGACGGCGAGCAGATCAAGGTCTCGCTGGCCGCCAACCCGTCCCACCTGGAGACGGTCGACCCGGTCATCGAGGGCATCGTCCGCGCCAAGCAGGACATCATCAACAAGGGCGGCACGGACTTCACGGTCCTGCCCGTCGCCCTGCACGGTGACGCGGCCTTCGCGGGCCAGGGCGTCGTGGCCGAGACGCTCAACATGTCGCAGCTGCGCGGCTACCGCACGGGCGGCACGGTCCACATCGTCATCAACAACCAGGTCGGCTTCACCGCCGCCCCGGAGTCGTCGCGCTCCTCCATGTACGCCACCGACGTGGCCCGCATGATCGAGGCGCCGATCTTCCACGTGAACGGCGACGACCCCGAGGCCGTCGTCCGCGTCGCGCGCCTCGCGTTCGAGTTCCGTCAGGCGTTCAACAAGGACGTCGTGATCGACCTCATCTGCTACCGCCGCCGCGGTCACAACGAGTCGGACAACCCGGCGTTCACGCAGCCGCTGATGTACGACCTGATCGACAAGAAGCGCTCGGTGCGCAAGCTGTACACCGAGTCCCTCATCGGTCGCGGCGACATCACCCTCGAAGAGGCGGAGCAGGCGCTCCAGGACTTCCAGGGGCAGCTGGAGAAGGTCTTCACCGAGGTCCGCGAGGCCGTCTCGCACCCGGGCGAGGCTCCCATCCCGGAGCCGCAGGCCGAGTTCCCGGTGCCGGTGCAGACCGCGATCTCCCAGGAGGTCGTCAAGCGCATCGCCGAGTCCCAGGTCAACATCCCGGACAACATCACCGTCCACCCGCGTCTGCTGCCGCAGTTGCAGCGCCGCGCGTCGATGATCGAGGACGGGACGATCGACTGGGGCATGGGCGAGACCCTCGCCCTCGGCTCCCTCCTCCTGGAGGGCACCCCGGTCCGCCTGTCCGGCCAGGACTCGCGCCGCGGCACGTTCGGCCAGCGCCACGCGGTCCTGATCGACCGGGAGACCGGCGAGGACTACACGCCGCTGCTGTACCTCTCCCCGGAGCAGGCCCGCTACAACGTCTACGACTCGCTGCTCTCCGAGTACGCGGTCATGGGCTTCGAGTACGGCTACTCGCTGGCGCGTCCCGAGTCCCTCGTGCTGTGGGAGGCGCAGTTCGGCGACTTCGTCAACGGCGCGCAGACGGTCGTCGACGAGTACATCTCGGCCGCCGAGCAGAAGTGGGGCCAGACGTCCGGCGTCACCCTGCTGCTGCCGCACGGCTACGAGGGCCAGGGCCCGGACCACTCCTCGGCCCGCATCGAGCGTTTCCTCCAGCTCTGCGCCCAGAACAACATGACGGTCGCGATGCCCACGCTCCCGTCGAACTACTTCCACCTCCTGCGGTGGCAGGTGCACAACCCGCACCACAAGCCGCTGGTGGTCTTCACGCCGAAGTCGATGCTGCGCCTCAAGGCCGCCGCGTCGAAGGTGGAGGAGTTCACGTCGGGCGGCTTCCGTCCGGTCATCAGCGACGACTCGGTCGAGGCGAACGCGGTCAAGAAGGTCGTCTTCGTGTCGGGCAAGCTGTACTACGACCTCGAGGCCGAGCGGAAGAAGAGCGGGATCACCGACACCGCGATCATCCGCGTCGAGCGTCTGTACCCGCTGCCGGGTGCCGAGCTCCAGGCGGAGATCAGCAAGTTCCCGAACGCCGAGAAGTACCTGTGGGCCCAGGAGGAGCCGGCGAACCAGGGTGCGTGGCCGTTCATCGCGCTCAACCTGATCGACCACCTGGACCTGGCGGTCGGCGCCGACATCCCGCACGGCGAGCGGCTGCGCCGCATCTCGCGTCCGCACTCCTCGTCCCCGGCGGTCGGCTCGGCCAAGCGCCACCAGGCGGAGCAGGAGCAGCTGGTGCGTGAGGTGTTCGAGGCGTAG
- a CDS encoding HAMP domain-containing sensor histidine kinase yields the protein MSAGDRAPHSRPLKPPLNPHWATGGLRPFSIKAKLGTLVVVSVFITTGLLMVAMYTATELRFITVFSIIATLLITQFVAHSLTAPLDEMNTVARSISNGDYTRRVRGDGRRDELGDLAVTINRMADELAAQDQQRKELVANVSHELRTPIAGLRAVLENVVDGVMSADPETMRTALKQTERLGRLVETLLDLSRLDNGVVPLKARRFEVWPYLSGVLKEANMAVSQRAGIASGSGTHTRTDVHLHLDVSPPELTAHADPERIHQVVANLIDNAVKHSPAHGRVTVRARRGPYPESLDLEVLDEGPGIPQSEWHRVFERFNRGAAAKGAQGKGDGGTGLGLAIARWAVDLHGGRIGVAESARGCRIKVTLPGEPRTQS from the coding sequence ATGAGCGCCGGGGACCGGGCACCGCACTCACGGCCGCTCAAGCCGCCCCTCAACCCGCACTGGGCGACCGGCGGCCTGCGCCCGTTCTCGATCAAGGCGAAGCTCGGCACGCTCGTGGTCGTCTCCGTCTTCATCACCACGGGCCTGCTCATGGTGGCGATGTACACGGCGACGGAGCTCCGCTTCATCACGGTGTTCTCGATCATCGCGACACTGCTGATCACGCAGTTCGTGGCGCACTCGCTGACCGCGCCGCTGGACGAGATGAACACGGTGGCCCGCTCCATCTCGAACGGGGACTACACGCGCCGGGTGCGCGGCGACGGCCGCCGCGACGAACTGGGCGACCTGGCGGTGACGATCAACCGCATGGCCGACGAGCTGGCCGCGCAGGACCAGCAGCGCAAGGAACTCGTGGCGAATGTCTCCCATGAGCTGCGCACCCCCATCGCGGGCCTGCGCGCGGTCCTGGAGAACGTGGTCGACGGCGTGATGAGCGCCGATCCCGAGACGATGCGTACGGCGCTGAAGCAGACGGAGCGGCTCGGCCGGCTCGTCGAGACCCTCCTCGACCTCTCCCGTCTGGACAACGGTGTCGTGCCGCTCAAGGCCCGCCGCTTCGAGGTCTGGCCCTATCTGTCGGGAGTGCTGAAGGAGGCCAACATGGCCGTCTCCCAGCGCGCCGGCATCGCCTCGGGCTCCGGCACGCACACCCGGACCGACGTCCATCTGCACCTCGACGTCTCACCGCCCGAGCTGACCGCGCACGCCGACCCGGAGCGCATCCACCAGGTCGTGGCGAATCTCATCGACAACGCGGTGAAGCACTCCCCCGCGCACGGCCGCGTCACCGTACGGGCCCGGCGCGGGCCCTACCCGGAGTCCCTGGACCTCGAGGTCCTCGACGAGGGCCCCGGCATCCCGCAGTCCGAGTGGCACCGGGTCTTCGAGCGCTTCAACCGGGGCGCCGCGGCCAAGGGCGCACAGGGCAAGGGCGACGGCGGCACGGGACTCGGGCTCGCCATCGCGCGCTGGGCCGTGGACCTGCACGGCGGCCGGATCGGCGTGGCCGAATCGGCACGCGGCTGCCGGATCAAGGTCACTCTTCCGGGAGAGCCGAGAACGCAAAGTTGA
- a CDS encoding response regulator transcription factor, which translates to MEQTHTSHNTSTAAPGAQRRVLVVEDDPTIVEAIAARLRAEGFLVQTAQDGPSAVDTAEAWQPDLLILDIMLPGFDGLEVCRRVQAQRPVPVLMLTARDDETDMLVGLGVGADDYMTKPFSMRELAARVHVLLRRVERAALAAATPRSGILRLGELEIDHAQRRVRVRSEDVHLTPTEFDLLVCLANTPRAVLSREQLLAEVWDWADASGTRTVDSHIKALRRKIGAERIRTVHGVGYALETPTP; encoded by the coding sequence ATGGAGCAGACACACACCTCCCACAACACCAGCACGGCGGCGCCGGGCGCCCAGCGACGGGTACTCGTCGTCGAGGACGACCCCACGATCGTGGAGGCCATCGCCGCCCGGCTGCGTGCCGAGGGATTCCTCGTGCAAACCGCACAGGACGGCCCGTCAGCGGTCGACACGGCCGAGGCCTGGCAGCCCGACCTGCTGATTCTCGACATCATGCTGCCCGGCTTCGACGGCCTCGAGGTCTGCCGTCGCGTGCAGGCCCAGCGGCCGGTGCCGGTGCTGATGCTGACGGCGCGCGACGACGAGACCGACATGCTGGTCGGTCTCGGCGTCGGCGCCGACGACTACATGACGAAGCCGTTCTCCATGAGAGAGCTGGCGGCGCGGGTCCACGTCCTGCTGCGCCGCGTCGAGCGGGCCGCGCTCGCCGCCGCGACTCCGCGCAGCGGGATCCTCCGCCTCGGCGAACTGGAGATCGACCACGCGCAGCGCCGCGTGCGGGTCAGGAGCGAGGACGTCCACCTCACTCCGACCGAGTTCGACCTGCTGGTCTGCCTGGCGAACACGCCGCGCGCCGTCCTCTCCCGCGAGCAGCTGCTCGCCGAGGTGTGGGACTGGGCCGACGCCTCGGGCACCCGTACCGTCGACAGCCACATCAAGGCGCTGCGCCGGAAGATCGGGGCGGAGCGCATCCGGACCGTGCACGGCGTCGGTTACGCGCTGGAGACGCCGACCCCATGA
- a CDS encoding spermidine synthase: MSTAYPEETTVVLDRREGPFGEIVLRRRHDLLQIIANGTFLMDTSDGRSERLLVDAALDALPDDREHPDVLIGGLGVGFSLAHAAADPRWGRITVVEREPAIIDWHRDGPLTHLSAEALADPRTEIVEADLVHHIHTTTATYDALCLDIDNGPDWTVTEDNENLYSPAGLAACAARLNSGGVLAVWSAQPSANFERTLRNAGFRAVRTEEIPVVRGVPDVVHLAVRAA; encoded by the coding sequence ATGAGCACCGCGTACCCGGAAGAAACCACCGTCGTCCTGGACCGCCGTGAGGGCCCCTTCGGCGAAATCGTCCTGAGGCGCCGCCACGACCTGCTCCAGATCATCGCCAACGGCACGTTCCTGATGGACACGTCCGACGGCCGCTCCGAGCGACTGCTCGTGGACGCGGCCCTGGACGCGCTGCCCGACGATCGCGAACACCCCGACGTCCTCATCGGCGGCCTGGGCGTCGGCTTCTCGCTCGCCCACGCGGCGGCGGATCCGCGCTGGGGCCGGATCACCGTCGTCGAGCGCGAACCGGCGATCATCGACTGGCATCGCGACGGTCCGCTGACCCACCTCTCGGCCGAGGCGCTCGCCGATCCGCGCACCGAGATCGTCGAGGCCGATCTCGTGCACCACATCCACACAACCACCGCGACATATGACGCGCTCTGCCTCGACATCGACAACGGCCCGGACTGGACCGTGACCGAGGACAACGAGAACCTCTACTCGCCCGCGGGCCTCGCCGCCTGTGCCGCTCGTCTCAACTCCGGTGGCGTGCTGGCCGTTTGGTCCGCACAGCCCTCCGCAAATTTTGAAAGAACCTTGCGGAATGCCGGATTCCGGGCGGTCCGCACCGAAGAGATCCCCGTTGTCCGAGGCGTACCCGACGTGGTGCACCTCGCAGTACGGGCCGCGTAG
- a CDS encoding TetR/AcrR family transcriptional regulator yields MERSQEQKSRRPAVRGSYAVGDERRARILDTAVEHYARWGFHASSLARIAKDVGITQGGLLHHFRSKEDLLVSVLRRSDEQDVERFFSREPATPVEVFELLVELAAHNAERPGRTKMFNVLAGEAGEPGHPAHDFFVRRYRTVIAKTAAPLRAAVERGELRPDTDPEGVAAELAAVMDGLQLQWALAPDTYDMVGRLRSYLDRLLRSVTVDGAGLPARR; encoded by the coding sequence ATGGAGCGCAGTCAGGAGCAGAAGTCCCGTAGACCCGCGGTCCGCGGCAGCTATGCCGTGGGGGACGAGCGGCGCGCCCGGATCCTGGACACCGCCGTCGAGCACTACGCGCGGTGGGGCTTCCACGCCTCCTCGCTGGCCCGGATCGCCAAGGACGTGGGGATCACGCAGGGCGGGCTGCTGCACCACTTCCGCTCCAAGGAGGACCTGCTCGTCTCGGTGCTGCGGCGCAGCGACGAGCAGGACGTCGAGCGGTTCTTCTCGCGGGAGCCGGCCACGCCCGTCGAGGTGTTCGAACTGCTCGTCGAGCTCGCCGCGCACAACGCCGAGCGCCCCGGCCGCACCAAGATGTTCAACGTCCTGGCCGGCGAGGCCGGTGAGCCGGGCCACCCCGCCCACGACTTCTTCGTACGCCGGTACCGCACCGTCATCGCGAAGACCGCGGCCCCGCTGCGGGCCGCCGTCGAGCGCGGCGAGCTGAGGCCGGACACCGACCCCGAGGGCGTCGCCGCCGAGCTCGCCGCTGTCATGGACGGGCTCCAGCTCCAGTGGGCGCTCGCCCCCGACACGTACGACATGGTGGGGCGGCTCCGCTCCTATCTCGACCGTCTGCTGCGCTCCGTCACGGTCGACGGGGCCGGGCTGCCCGCGCGTCGCTGA
- a CDS encoding rhomboid-like protein, producing MEPDVTADADIRELRDPRGPLPAVPAQPGAPVPERLPRGRLARLRPWRLLPTPSGTPFTFTYAVVLVGTSLYMQFGDPDTVSSLLRASSTDVAHLAQSPVLVLLASALWIAGGITSPFVIAFVVVLTALERRIGGVRAAGVFLLGHVLATLATEVPVGFSVLAGHLPDSSLHRLDYGISFGVAASIGALAGLLTPWPRLLVLLGFGGMLVADLIAFTDPLSNWGHLLALAIGVATWPLVRRWTRPRPAAETPRTARGSATAA from the coding sequence GTGGAACCGGATGTGACGGCCGACGCCGACATACGCGAGCTGCGCGACCCGCGGGGTCCGCTGCCCGCCGTTCCCGCGCAGCCCGGGGCGCCGGTCCCGGAGCGGCTGCCCCGCGGACGCCTCGCCCGGCTGCGGCCGTGGCGGCTGCTGCCCACGCCGTCCGGCACACCGTTCACCTTCACGTACGCCGTCGTCCTCGTCGGCACCTCGCTGTACATGCAGTTCGGGGACCCGGACACGGTCTCCTCGCTGCTCCGCGCATCCAGCACCGATGTCGCCCATCTGGCCCAGTCGCCGGTGCTCGTGCTGCTGGCCAGCGCGCTGTGGATCGCGGGCGGCATCACGTCACCGTTCGTGATCGCCTTCGTCGTCGTCCTGACCGCCCTGGAGCGGCGTATAGGAGGAGTGCGCGCGGCCGGCGTCTTCCTGCTCGGCCACGTCCTCGCGACCCTCGCCACGGAGGTCCCGGTCGGCTTCTCCGTGCTGGCGGGCCACCTTCCCGACAGCTCCCTGCACCGCCTCGACTACGGCATCAGCTTCGGTGTCGCCGCGAGCATAGGAGCGCTGGCCGGCCTGCTCACCCCGTGGCCCCGCCTCCTGGTGCTGCTCGGCTTCGGCGGAATGCTCGTCGCGGACCTGATCGCGTTCACCGATCCGCTGAGCAACTGGGGACATCTGCTGGCCCTGGCCATCGGTGTGGCGACCTGGCCCCTGGTCCGCCGCTGGACCCGCCCCCGACCGGCGGCGGAGACACCCCGAACCGCACGAGGCAGTGCCACAGCTGCTTGA
- a CDS encoding GNAT family N-acetyltransferase, with protein sequence MADAGVDRVDHVRDWVDGWVVSRGATPPLVEPWGYTIHVGLPQQVGRHVIGATNDAVREEDVRKATESTRARNTHLKVFADPARVLPWLGPEWEPYGSDDYLMTTELTPAPAPEVPSGYHLRSWTRGAVTRLLITDADGAFAARGQVVPTGASAVVDQIETSEDHRRKGLGRVIMGTLHAAAHATGATRAVLACTPEGHLLYKAVGWRTVAPLTNATYVGPR encoded by the coding sequence ATGGCGGACGCGGGCGTGGATCGTGTGGATCACGTACGGGACTGGGTCGACGGCTGGGTCGTCTCGCGCGGGGCGACTCCCCCGCTCGTCGAGCCCTGGGGCTACACGATCCACGTGGGCCTGCCGCAGCAGGTCGGCCGGCACGTCATCGGCGCCACGAACGACGCGGTGCGCGAGGAGGACGTCCGCAAGGCGACGGAGTCGACGCGCGCCAGGAACACCCACCTGAAGGTCTTCGCGGACCCGGCCCGGGTGCTGCCCTGGCTCGGCCCGGAATGGGAGCCGTACGGCTCGGACGACTACCTGATGACGACGGAGCTGACCCCGGCACCGGCCCCCGAGGTCCCCTCCGGCTACCACCTGCGCTCCTGGACCCGCGGAGCCGTCACCCGCCTCCTGATCACCGACGCCGACGGCGCCTTCGCGGCGCGCGGCCAGGTCGTGCCGACCGGCGCGAGCGCGGTGGTCGACCAGATCGAGACGTCCGAGGACCACCGCCGCAAGGGCCTCGGCCGGGTCATCATGGGCACGCTCCACGCGGCGGCCCACGCCACGGGCGCCACCCGAGCCGTCCTCGCCTGCACCCCCGAGGGCCACCTCCTCTACAAGGCGGTGGGCTGGCGGACGGTGGCCCCCCTGACGAACGCGACGTACGTGGGCCCGCGCTGA